The Glycine soja cultivar W05 chromosome 3, ASM419377v2, whole genome shotgun sequence genome window below encodes:
- the LOC114405972 gene encoding uncharacterized protein LOC114405972 isoform X1, whose amino-acid sequence MRKSTRLSAIGLSKPPEGPEPPKPFSTRFSLRSYAKRVQLLTPEQRSVVLRTGFGNLLLVPNHTLNKVFLTELMDAWSCERRAFVLRSGEEIPMTLLDAALILGLPVAGNPVNLTEEEPFSELEESYGATETKRKVAMSFLENRLDSIGEDVSEDFVRSFLLYTIGTFLASNDGKVDSRFLRFLEDLDEVSGFAWGGVVVDDLCQWLDKRKENNVQYVGGCLIFLQTWSYEHFDVAARPQVQDHDLTFPRVCRWDNTKPKRGTSWFKDLDDDQVIWKLQPTSGELQIEVIKEALELLGGNKELQSPESSSTSSTSSVPDVDSGLQLSINKEVHGVDEDDLENQVVEDTPTKSSTCDEEYREQINPENLIVLDTPPDLTICDKVGRGQGMNLENLAVVVEDTPTATSIAEEVSGDEEVNSEKLIVEDTPPDSICDKVCREQEMNLENLEVLVEDTPTADKVGGDQEFNGEKLIVEDTPPVLSFYDQDDIRKKNVMLEVKNTELKMKIDQVMEENELLRTQILSNTRFEEQNAELKKELDLLREENRILRLSISDFADRIDRHVLDFESNATE is encoded by the exons ATGAGAAAATCCACCAGACTCTCCGCCATCGGTCTCTCAAAGCCTCCGGAAGGACCAGAAccg ccgAAGCCTTTTAGCACTCGATTTTCGCTGCGGTCGTACGCGAAGCGCGTGCAGCTGCTCACACCGGAGCAGAGATCGGTGGTTTTGAGAACGGGCTTCGGGAACCTTCTCCTCGTTCCGAACCACACGCTGAACAAGGTGTTCCTCACGGAGCTCATGGACGCGTGGAGCTGCGAGCGCCGCGCGTTCGTGCTACGCTCCGGCGAAGAAATTCCGATGACTCTTCTCGACGCCGCTCTTATACTGGGCCTGCCGGTTGCCGGTAACCCCGTGAATCTCACCGAAGAGGAACCGTTCTCTGAATTGGAAGAATCTTACGGAGCAACGGAAACAAAAAGGAAGGTGGCGATGAGTTTTCTGGAAAATAGGTTAGATTCGATAGGGGAAGATGTGAGTGAGGATTTTGTGAGGAGCTTCTTGCTCTACACAATTGGGACGTTTCTCGCTTCGAACGATGGGAAGGTGGATTCGCGGTTCTTGCGGTTTCTTGAGGATTTGGATGAGGTTTCAGGGTTTGCTTGGGGaggtgttgttgttgatgatttGTGTCAGTGGCTGGATAAGAGGAAAGAGAATAATGTGCAGTATGTTGGAGGTTGTCTTATTTTTCTCCAA ACATGGTCCTATGAACATTTTGATGTAGCAGCGCGACCACAAGTGCAAGATCATGATTTGACCTTTCCTCGTGTGTGTCGATGGGATAATACTAAACCTAAGCGGGGTACTTCATGGTTTAAAGACCTGGATGATGACCAG GTGATTTGGAAACTCCAACCTACTTCTGGAGAGTTACAAATAGAGGTAATCAAAGAAGCACTGGAGTTGCTAGGTGGCAACAAAGAGCTTCAAAGTCCAGAAAGCAGTTCAACAAGCTCAACATCTAGT GTTCCTGATGTAGATTCAGGGTTACAGcttagtatcaacaaagaaGTACATGGAGTGGACGAGGATGATTTGGAGAATCAGGTAGTGGAGGACACTCCCACAAAGTCGAGCACTTGTGATGAAGAATATAGAGAGCAAATCAATCCTGAAAATCTGATAGTGTTGGACACTCCCCCAGATTTAACCATTTGTGACAAAGTAGGTAGGGGGCAAGGAATGAATCTTGAAAACCTGGCAGTGGTTGTTGAGGATACCCCTACAGCTACCAGTATTGCTGAGGAAGTAAGTGGAGATGAAGAGGTCAACAGTGAAAAACTCATAGTGGAGGATACTCCCCCGGATTCCATTTGTGACAAAGTATGtagagagcaagaaatgaatcttGAAAACCTGGAAGTGCTAGTTGAGGATACCCCCACTGCTGACAAAGTAGGTGGAGATCAGGAGTTCAATGGTGAAAAACTCATAGTGGAGGATACTCCCCCTGTGCTGAGTTTTTATGAT CAGGATGATATAAGAAAGAAGAATGTCATGTTAGAAGTGAAAAACACTGAATTGAAGATGAAAATAGACCAAGTAATGGAGGAAAATGAACTTCTCCGTACACAGATTTTATCAAATACCCGATTTGAAGAGCAGAACGCTGAGTTGAAGAAAGAGCTGGACTTGTTGAGAGAAGAAAACAGAATTTTAAGACTGTCAATAAGTGATTTTGCAGATCGGATTGATAGACATGTTTTGGATTTCGAATCTAATGCAACTGAGTAA
- the LOC114405972 gene encoding uncharacterized protein LOC114405972 isoform X2 yields MRKSTRLSAIGLSKPPEGPEPPKPFSTRFSLRSYAKRVQLLTPEQRSVVLRTGFGNLLLVPNHTLNKVFLTELMDAWSCERRAFVLRSGEEIPMTLLDAALILGLPVAGNPVNLTEEEPFSELEESYGATETKRKVAMSFLENRLDSIGEDVSEDFVRSFLLYTIGTFLASNDGKVDSRFLRFLEDLDEVSGFAWGGVVVDDLCQWLDKRKENNVQYVGGCLIFLQTWSYEHFDVAARPQVQDHDLTFPRVCRWDNTKPKRGTSWFKDLDDDQVIWKLQPTSGELQIEVIKEALELLGGNKELQSPESSSTSSTSSVPDVDSGLQLSINKEVHGVDEDDLENQVVEDTPTKSSTCDEEYREQINPENLIVLDTPPDLTICDKVGRGQGMNLENLAVVVEDTPTATSIAEEVSGDEEVNSEKLIVEDTPPDSICDKVCREQEMNLENLEVLVEDTPTADKVGGDQEFNGEKLIVEDTPPVLSFYDDDIRKKNVMLEVKNTELKMKIDQVMEENELLRTQILSNTRFEEQNAELKKELDLLREENRILRLSISDFADRIDRHVLDFESNATE; encoded by the exons ATGAGAAAATCCACCAGACTCTCCGCCATCGGTCTCTCAAAGCCTCCGGAAGGACCAGAAccg ccgAAGCCTTTTAGCACTCGATTTTCGCTGCGGTCGTACGCGAAGCGCGTGCAGCTGCTCACACCGGAGCAGAGATCGGTGGTTTTGAGAACGGGCTTCGGGAACCTTCTCCTCGTTCCGAACCACACGCTGAACAAGGTGTTCCTCACGGAGCTCATGGACGCGTGGAGCTGCGAGCGCCGCGCGTTCGTGCTACGCTCCGGCGAAGAAATTCCGATGACTCTTCTCGACGCCGCTCTTATACTGGGCCTGCCGGTTGCCGGTAACCCCGTGAATCTCACCGAAGAGGAACCGTTCTCTGAATTGGAAGAATCTTACGGAGCAACGGAAACAAAAAGGAAGGTGGCGATGAGTTTTCTGGAAAATAGGTTAGATTCGATAGGGGAAGATGTGAGTGAGGATTTTGTGAGGAGCTTCTTGCTCTACACAATTGGGACGTTTCTCGCTTCGAACGATGGGAAGGTGGATTCGCGGTTCTTGCGGTTTCTTGAGGATTTGGATGAGGTTTCAGGGTTTGCTTGGGGaggtgttgttgttgatgatttGTGTCAGTGGCTGGATAAGAGGAAAGAGAATAATGTGCAGTATGTTGGAGGTTGTCTTATTTTTCTCCAA ACATGGTCCTATGAACATTTTGATGTAGCAGCGCGACCACAAGTGCAAGATCATGATTTGACCTTTCCTCGTGTGTGTCGATGGGATAATACTAAACCTAAGCGGGGTACTTCATGGTTTAAAGACCTGGATGATGACCAG GTGATTTGGAAACTCCAACCTACTTCTGGAGAGTTACAAATAGAGGTAATCAAAGAAGCACTGGAGTTGCTAGGTGGCAACAAAGAGCTTCAAAGTCCAGAAAGCAGTTCAACAAGCTCAACATCTAGT GTTCCTGATGTAGATTCAGGGTTACAGcttagtatcaacaaagaaGTACATGGAGTGGACGAGGATGATTTGGAGAATCAGGTAGTGGAGGACACTCCCACAAAGTCGAGCACTTGTGATGAAGAATATAGAGAGCAAATCAATCCTGAAAATCTGATAGTGTTGGACACTCCCCCAGATTTAACCATTTGTGACAAAGTAGGTAGGGGGCAAGGAATGAATCTTGAAAACCTGGCAGTGGTTGTTGAGGATACCCCTACAGCTACCAGTATTGCTGAGGAAGTAAGTGGAGATGAAGAGGTCAACAGTGAAAAACTCATAGTGGAGGATACTCCCCCGGATTCCATTTGTGACAAAGTATGtagagagcaagaaatgaatcttGAAAACCTGGAAGTGCTAGTTGAGGATACCCCCACTGCTGACAAAGTAGGTGGAGATCAGGAGTTCAATGGTGAAAAACTCATAGTGGAGGATACTCCCCCTGTGCTGAGTTTTTATGAT GATGATATAAGAAAGAAGAATGTCATGTTAGAAGTGAAAAACACTGAATTGAAGATGAAAATAGACCAAGTAATGGAGGAAAATGAACTTCTCCGTACACAGATTTTATCAAATACCCGATTTGAAGAGCAGAACGCTGAGTTGAAGAAAGAGCTGGACTTGTTGAGAGAAGAAAACAGAATTTTAAGACTGTCAATAAGTGATTTTGCAGATCGGATTGATAGACATGTTTTGGATTTCGAATCTAATGCAACTGAGTAA
- the LOC114405973 gene encoding non-specific lipid-transfer protein 1-like, with protein MASLQTRVFLMALLCLLALGATIIPMAQGEVSCGQVVSNLTPCISYVLYGGATVPAQCCNGIRNLYGMAQTKPDRQAVCNCIKNAVRNSGFTYSHFNLNLAANLPKNCGVNIPYQISPDTDCTRVQ; from the exons ATGGCTAGTTTGCAAACTAGGGTTTTCTTGATGGCCCTTCTGTGCCTGCTGGCTCTTGGTGCAACCATTATTCCAATGGCACAAGGGGAAGTGTCATGTGGCCAAGTTGTGAGTAACCTGACCCCATGCATCTCCTATGTGCTATATGGTGGAGCCACGGTTCCTGCACAGTGCTGCAATGGGATCAGGAACCTCTATGGCATGGCTCAGACCAAACCAGATCGCCAAGCTGTTTGCAACTGCATCAAGAACGCTGTTAGGAACAGTGGCTTCACCTACTCTCACTTCAATCTCAACCTTGCTGCTAACCTTCCCAAGAACTGTGGGGTTAACATTCCCTACCAGATCAGCCCCGACACAGACTGCACCAG GGTGCAGTGA